Proteins found in one Paucidesulfovibrio longus DSM 6739 genomic segment:
- a CDS encoding protein-disulfide reductase DsbD family protein, which produces MNEKDALLVVLTLAPKDGWYAYAADHPGPVGRPPVIKAEVIPGGEAVVPYFPPGTDKPDPFDPTRTMRVYTGPTPLFLPLPSGLVAPARLKLRLGLALCLDNKCRETSVELVYPFTISDPATLPAAEDQSWWPDFMAAVKLGPQVPGRMAQPTFQPAFTPAQTAPEGWDFSPRAASPGMEVTGLLTAILFGLLAGLILNAMPCVLPVVSLKLSGLLTGGGLSAPEKRRAFREHNIFFSLGILSWFGFLAILLAASGMAWGEIFQTPLLVALLAALVLAMALSLFGVFNLPVIDLKLDTKTKNPAAQAFFTGVLATLLATPCSGPFLGGVLGWALLRPAYEVALVFLAVGLGMSLPYLAMAALPGLSRHFPRPGAWTLYVERAAGFFLLATAGYLVNILPDAYLSRALALLWTIALACWFWGLAGPEASDRKRIVMRLLALVLVAGALLWLLLPRSAGFAWEEFRADRLRDRIGQDLIVADFTADWCPTCKFLEQTVLADKNVRDWASRHDAVFVRVDLTDDDPEAEALLRALGSRSIPLLAIFPRGEDAKRPIVLRDLFSARQVEAALVQAGAR; this is translated from the coding sequence GTGAACGAAAAAGACGCTCTTCTGGTCGTGCTCACCCTGGCGCCGAAAGATGGCTGGTACGCCTATGCGGCGGACCACCCCGGTCCCGTGGGCAGGCCCCCCGTGATCAAGGCCGAAGTCATTCCGGGCGGCGAAGCCGTGGTGCCGTATTTCCCTCCGGGAACCGACAAGCCCGATCCTTTTGACCCGACGCGGACCATGCGCGTCTACACCGGTCCCACGCCCCTGTTCCTCCCGCTGCCCTCCGGACTTGTCGCCCCGGCAAGACTGAAGCTTCGGCTCGGCTTGGCCCTCTGCCTGGACAACAAATGCCGCGAGACCTCGGTGGAGCTGGTCTATCCGTTCACGATCTCGGACCCGGCGACGCTGCCCGCCGCCGAGGATCAATCCTGGTGGCCCGACTTCATGGCCGCCGTGAAGCTCGGACCCCAGGTGCCGGGAAGAATGGCGCAGCCGACCTTCCAGCCAGCCTTTACCCCGGCGCAGACCGCTCCCGAAGGCTGGGATTTCTCGCCCCGCGCAGCCTCGCCCGGCATGGAGGTCACTGGTCTGCTGACGGCGATTCTTTTCGGTCTGCTCGCAGGGCTGATACTCAACGCCATGCCCTGCGTGCTGCCGGTTGTCAGCCTCAAGCTTTCAGGCCTTTTGACCGGGGGAGGCCTCTCCGCCCCGGAAAAGAGGCGTGCCTTCCGTGAACACAACATCTTCTTCAGCCTGGGGATTCTGAGCTGGTTCGGCTTTCTCGCCATCCTGCTGGCCGCGTCCGGCATGGCCTGGGGCGAAATCTTCCAAACCCCGCTGCTGGTCGCGCTGCTCGCCGCCCTGGTCCTGGCCATGGCCCTGAGCCTCTTCGGCGTCTTCAACCTCCCGGTGATCGACCTCAAGCTGGACACCAAGACCAAAAATCCCGCGGCCCAGGCGTTCTTCACGGGCGTTCTGGCCACCCTGCTCGCTACGCCTTGCAGCGGTCCGTTTCTGGGCGGGGTGCTCGGCTGGGCGCTGCTGCGTCCCGCCTACGAAGTGGCCCTGGTCTTCCTGGCCGTGGGGCTGGGCATGAGCCTGCCGTATCTCGCCATGGCCGCGTTGCCCGGCCTTTCGCGCCACTTCCCCAGGCCCGGCGCCTGGACCTTGTATGTGGAACGCGCCGCAGGATTCTTTCTGCTCGCCACGGCGGGCTATCTTGTCAACATTCTGCCGGATGCGTATCTTTCAAGAGCGCTCGCGCTGCTCTGGACCATCGCACTGGCTTGCTGGTTCTGGGGGCTGGCCGGACCGGAAGCCTCGGATCGCAAACGGATTGTCATGCGCCTTTTGGCGCTGGTTCTGGTCGCGGGTGCGCTGCTCTGGCTTCTGCTGCCGCGCAGCGCGGGATTCGCCTGGGAAGAGTTTCGCGCGGACAGGCTGCGCGACAGGATCGGCCAGGATCTCATCGTTGCCGACTTCACGGCCGACTGGTGCCCCACCTGCAAATTCCTGGAGCAGACGGTGCTCGCGGACAAGAACGTGCGCGACTGGGCGAGCCGACACGACGCCGTGTTCGTGCGGGTGGACCTCACGGACGACGATCCCGAGGCAGAAGCGCTTTTGCGGGCTCTGGGAAGCCGCTCCATCCCGCTTCTGGCGATCTTCCCCAGAGGCGAGGACGCGAAGAGGCCCATCGTGCTGCGCGACCTCTTCAGCGCCCGCCAGGTGGAGGCAGCCCTTGTCCAGGCCGGAGCACGCTGA